The Gasterosteus aculeatus chromosome 18, fGasAcu3.hap1.1, whole genome shotgun sequence genome segment AGACCTCTCAAATACCACTAAAGCTCCGGAAAGATCTACAATGTCACCTGACAAAAAGTCTTTATGTCTAAAGCCCCAGATAGACACTCTCCAAATGAAGCTTTTGTTGGTAAATCTCTTTGTAAATAActtaatatgaatgaatatacGCTGCACGTactctgcagccacagccaaggacaagggctgcagcgtgtcctccgctctgcagagaggctgattggctgcaatctgccgtccctgcaggacttgttcgcttccaggtctctgaagcagctaaaaagatcatagccgacccctctcaccccggacaaaacctgtttgtgccccttccatctggcaggaggctgaggtccagcAGGACTAAGACCCCGGCACGGGTCCACTTCTCGGGCTACGACGCCGACAAAAGCCCGCCGGACGGCAGCGGGGACGAGAAGGTGGTTTACCGGTTTTGTCCGGTGTCCAACCAGTCGGAGCATTTGATGTACCAGCGCTGTGACGCTCAGCAGGGGGCGGCAGGTGCAGGTGTTTACCTTCGTCTGAGGCAGGAAGTGGGAAACGGCGGCGGGAAAGGGAAGTGGCGGCGCAGGGTGGTTGGGGTGTTTTCAGGCCACCgctgggtggaggtggacggaggTGGACGGAGGGATTTCAATGTCGCAGTGAGGATCACGGCAGCCAAATATGCGCAGATCTGTCACTGGATCCATGGAGATCCAGATCTCTGTAAGGAGGTTTGACTGCTCTTCGGGGGCCCGTCCGGGCTTCTGTGTTTTTAACTAAAGAGTCTCACGTGCAGTTCTCAACTTTTACATATTGGTTGAATGTtcacttaaactttaaatctggaaagaaatgattagttgtgtttgtgcgtgtgagtttgagtggtgaatgaaaactgtcacaacaagcagcaggagagcaccttgttaacctcttggtgTACTGCATGCAAACGTCCTAGCATTGTTTCTTAAGGCTTCTCACTGTGACCAGCCTTAATAAACAACGCTTAATAAAAAAattactaaccagcttctgatctccttcttaatacctcatttttggttcttttatttatgtgtatttatattatgtgtatccattattttgctttgaaaggctactgttacgcactttatttgttgcacttttttgtttgataatgaaaaatatttttccacagcaatagttttctggttgaatgttcagctcaagtctagaaggccccacaagtcatcagcagatgaacatgaatcagaataagttcagacagaccacccaaaaatccactagaatgcatgaaataacatctacttaaaccagaatgtcctgggggtggaccttcagctgtgtctgcttctcagaatgtaatcaatgttgtccatctccagcaggccgcccctatcaacCACTTTAGgtcccacaaaccaccagaatgcagcgtacaacatgggtactacgccaagtgaattccaatttccttatatttgagccaccaacgtgtgtggctgcgtgcgcggcaaaattttggtcacccccgacaaaatctcactccaaggtcttttgaaaagttggcagctctggcCTTCATTTGAATACTTAGCAAACATTATTTATCCACGTTCTTTCTGTTGGCGAGAGAAGGAGCTCTGAGAGTATTGGGATGCGTCCTGGTGCAGTATGACTCCACACCAGCAGAGGGCACAACAGGGGCAACGTCTCCACTCAATACTGCCTCTGGTTACAGACTGAGAGGTATTTACAAAGAAGGCGGGATTTTTTGGTTACGTCTACTTGCCTTTTTACAACTGCATTGTTTGACATaactaaaaatatattatacacTTTTGTCACAAAATAAAGGTTAAAGAATATATGTATTATCAATTATCATTTAAAACAGTCCAAAAtgcataaatacatttgaatacagttcatacattttttatttttttttgaacaacctttttaaaatgttcttcgaCATACTCCATGCACATTTTTTCTTGCAATTACTTAGTGAACCTCATGCAGAAAAGGCTGAACCACCACAACACCAACACAGAGGCCCCGTTGGGTGGAGTCAAACCCGAATCGTCGGTCTGGGAGGCGACACCACTGCGCGCCCTCAAAGGTCTGTGGTTAGAATTAACTTATGACTCcattttagaatatttttttccaaatgtaggttttctcactattgTGTCCCCTCATATGACTATAgtaagaatttcatgacttttttgcaaaatattttgaggGATTTTTAAAACGTTTTAACATGTACTTGCTCATACTAGATAAACATTTCTTCTTACAATTATTCGAGTGAACCCCGTGCAGCATTGGGCTTCACCACCGAACACAGAGGTGCCGTTGAATACAAACCGTCggtctgggaggcgacagtgTGAACCACTGCACCAACGTGCCCCCTGAATATTTAATTCACAGCTGCAAAATAAAAACTACACCAGCTGCCATTGTCCAACTGTCTGCAATAGACCGCCAACTAGACACACACTAaataaccttttaaaaaatgtaaaagtaaaagcatAAGAAAATGATGAAcaaattatcaaaaaaaaacaaatattcatttgcaaatgatttaaatgtttaaaagtttattttttacaaaatgatttAACAGCTCTGTCCAAGGACCAGTTGTGTTCAGCTCACAGTTGATTTGAGGAAAGATGTTGGataatctaaaaaataaatgattaaactTCAAATTGGATTTTAGTATAGTTTCCAAAGAGTAAAAATCAGTTGTTTCTCTGATCTGTTGAGATCAGAGAAACAATGGTGGTCAACaagtcaacaaacaaacaatggtgGTCAACAAGTCAATAACCTCACtggtatgtgtttttttgtaaacgGCGAGCGTCCGCATTAACCAAAATATCTAAGTTCCCCTTTTTTTGCAGACAGTGCAGATGTTTCCAGAAGCAAATGCATAAAGAAGTGGATTCATGAAGCTatttacaaacacaaagactCTACTTATTCTTCGGCTGTTCGTGGCAGACTTCAACATGTTGTCATCATTGCGTGAAATAGCTGCAACCACGAGCATATTCGTGATGTGATACGGCATCCACAGCACAAAAAAGATCACGATGATACTTGTGAGCAGTCGTGTCGTCTGTGGGTTGGTAAAGAACGCCGCCTCGTTCACTTTTCGCTGCAGGCTGATGTACGAAAATACCACAATCACTATTGAAACAAATCCTGGCAGAGACTCAGTCAGCAGCACAGCCACCTGCTGGGCCGGAGAGGAGTAGTGAGAGCTGCAGGTGGTCAAGTGGTCGACGGTGGTCGGGTGTCGAAACACTGAAGAGGGGACGGACAGGATCATCGCAGTCAGCCACAGGAGGACCAGCATCCTCTTCCTTCCAACCTGACTGAAGCATTTCTGCAGCTTCACCACCTGTAGGTAGCGCTGGACACCGAGCGCCGTCACGGTCAGCAGGCTGCCATAAAGGCTGCAGTAAACTTGATATGTCAGAAGCTTACAGGTCACCAGGCCGAAGGTCCAGCTGTACATCGAAGTGTAAATCCACAGGGGCAgagtgagcaggcagagaagatCTGATACGGCCAAATTCATCACCAAACTCTGGCTCAGACTGGACAGGTGCTGCCAGTTTGGTCTGAGGACGATCACAGCGATGTTTCCAGGTACTcccagcaggaagcagagggacAGCACCAACGCAGGGATCAGACTGGTGGAGACCCAGGCGACAAGAGGTGGATGTCCATCAGAGGAGGAGATGTTAGACGGGACAACAGAGTTGAGATCTTCCATTCTGAAGACTCGCTGGCAGGAAAACCAAACACTGTTCACTGAGCGATTGAGGAAGAAAACTGTGTCAGTTTGATCGTCATTTGATGTGTTCACAGAGGAACGAATAACAGATGCACTAATAGATGCTAAGGAACTGAAATCTTACCCGGGTTTCACAAGCTCTATTTTGGTTTTGCATGATAGCATCATCATTATCTGAGGCAGTATCACGTATTTTGTTTCCTGCATATAGACCTGTCACATCATCAACTCAATGGAAAAAGCAAAGACTCCTCAAACCCAGCAGACTCCGTCAGCCGCACGGCCACCTGCTGGTGCTCAAGTGGTTGAAACACTAAAGAAGGGACGGACGGGATCATCGCAGTCAGCCGACCCGATTGAAGCATTTCTGCAGCT includes the following:
- the LOC120807818 gene encoding leukotriene B4 receptor 1-like, which translates into the protein MEDLNSVVPSNISSSDGHPPLVAWVSTSLIPALVLSLCFLLGVPGNIAVIVLRPNWQHLSSLSQSLVMNLAVSDLLCLLTLPLWIYTSMYSWTFGLVTCKLLTYQVYCSLYGSLLTVTALGVQRYLQVVKLQKCFSQVGRKRMLVLLWLTAMILSVPSSVFRHPTTVDHLTTCSSHYSSPAQQVAVLLTESLPGFVSIVIVVFSYISLQRKVNEAAFFTNPQTTRLLTSIIVIFFVLWMPYHITNMLVVAAISRNDDNMLKSATNSRRISRVFVFVNSFMNPLLYAFASGNICTVCKKRGT